The sequence TGATAGAATTGGGCGTAAATTAGAGGAACGAACCTGGGCAGGTTTTGATGTTCTTTTCTGAAAGTTAAAAACAGCCATTTATGTGTAGGAATGGCAAGAAAAGCGGCGAAAATATCCCAAAGGGGCGGGACAACAATAATAACGTTCTCCCCCCACTCTTTTGAGTTCTTGGTAAAATCTTTTCGGGTCGTCGACATGTTCAATCGTGTGTGAACAAAGAACGTATTTGAATTGTTTGTCGGTGAAAGGAAGGTTATAAACATCTTTAATCAAAACAAAATCGGGTAAATCTTTATGTTTTTTGATGTCGGCGTTGACTCCGCCACCGTCCGTTCTGCCGCAGCAAATATTCAAACCCCACTTTCTTTTCTTGAGAGTTTTGTTTTTGAGGATTGTATAACTGAAATAATGAGCCAGGAAAAGATAGGTAAGAAAAATGCCGGTCGCAATAAAAACTGTCTGCATATTTTAGCTTTCAATGCTTTCAATCTCGACTTCGGTATAGGGCTGGCGGTGGCCCATTTTTTTATGGTACCTGGTTTTGGGCTTGAACTTTAAAATAATCACTTTCTTGCCTTTTCCCTGCGTCAAAACTTTGGCTTTAACTTTGGCATTTTCCACCAAAGGCGTGCCGATTTTCGTTTTTTCGTTTTCAACCACCAGAAGAACTTCGTTGAAAACGATTTCCTGGCCGACTTCTTTTTCGATTTTCTCGATCTTTAGTTTCTGTCCGGGCCTGACTATGTATTGCTTGCCGCCGGTTCTTATCACGGCAAAATCTATCTTGTTTTTGCCGCCGGCCTGCCCCGTAGGTCCCGCCGAGACGGGATCCTTCGGGGTTTTTATCACAGCTAATGTTGAGTTGCTCATAAAAGATTATTCTTTTTGATTATTACTTTCTAATTTTTTAGTTTCGTCAATTTCAATTAGTTTTTCAACCTTTTCTTCAAACAGAGTCAGCCTTTTTTCCGAGCTGTCATAGGCTGAGGAAGCGTTTCTCAAGTGGCTGCCAAGTTTGCGAAAATCTTCCATTAGTTTTTCCCCGTCCTGGTAGATTTTCCCTAATCTTTTTAAGATTTGCTGGGTTTGTTTTGAAATCTGGGTATCTTTGAACCAATGTTCAATTGTTCTTAAAGTTAAATAAATTGTGTTTGGCGAAGCAATAATAATTTTTCTTGACCAGGCAAAGCCGGTAATATCAATTTCCTTGGCAACGTTATTGATCATTTCATAATAAATGGCTTCAGCCGGGATAAACATTAGGGCAAAATCAGTGGTGCCCTCCCCTGGTATAATATACTTTTGGGAAATAGACAAGACCTGAGCTTTAATATCTTCCAGGAACGCTTTTTTGAAGAATTCCTTTTCAATGTCGGTGGCGGCAGCTACCATTTTCTGGAAGTTTTCTGTAGAAAACTTGGAATCAATCGGCACGACTTTGCCATTCGGCAGTTTTAAGATAAAATCCACTGCTTCTCCGGAATTAAACAGATATTGGCTTTGATAAAGCTCTCTGGGAAAATGCTGGGCTAAAATATGTTCCAACTGGGCTTCTCCCCAAGTACCTCTTAATTTTGGAGATTTGAAAATATCCTGGAAACTTGAAACGTCAGAAACTTTGTTTTGAATCTGCTTTATATTTTCACTTATTTCTGTCGCTTCTTTGGTAAAAGAGCGTATTTGGTCGTGCATTTCTTTGGAAGTGTTGTCAACGCTCCCCCTGATCTCTTTTAACTGCTGGCTCATTAGATCGGTGAGCCTTCTTTCAAGGTTTAAAATCGATTCGCTTTGATTTTTGTCGGTTTGAGAATTTTTAATAAGGAAGAAAACCACTACTGCAGCGGCAATGATTACGGCTACGATTGCAAGGGCAAAATAAAAAACCGGCATTAGCCTATTCTAGCAAAGCTCATTCCGCATTTCAAGCTCGGAGGAGATTATCCGCGCCTTAAGAAAATTTCAGAGAGCAAAAAGGCAATATAAATTCCGAGGAGGAAAAAGGCCTCTTTTCTGGTTATCTTCTTTCCTGACCTCAAAAATACCAGAAAGAAAACCGCTGAAATCACCAGGAATATCCTGGCCATCAGATACGGAGAAAAATCAGTTATTATGATCGGAGAAATGAGAACGACTATTCCCAAAACCAGGGTGGCGCAATTAATAACACTTCCCATCAAATCTCCCAAAATCAGCCATGACTGTCCTTTTTTAGCAGAAATGATGCTGAAATAGATCTCTGGCATGCAGTTGCCCAAGCCGACAATCAAAATGCCGATTAAGCCTATCGACATTCCCAAAAACTCGGCAAAAAATAAGGCAGAGGTAACCATTCCCTGAGAGCCGATTACCAGCAAAACCAGGCTGGCTATCAGGAGAAAGACGCTTTTTCCGAAACCCTGTTTTTTTTCTTTGCCTCCATAGACCTTGTGGAATCTGTCCTCGGTGGCAAAAAGCCAGGCGGCGTAAAGGAAAAAAGCCAATATCAAAACCAGGCCGTCAATCCTTCCCAGTTGGCCGTCTAAAGATAAAAGCAGCGGCAAGACGGCGATCAACAGAGTAAACAAAGAGCTGGTCTGGACCATTCTGCTTTCAGCAATAATGCCGCCAGAGACCAAGACAGCCAGGGAGGTGACCAGGGTAAGGTCAACAACGTTTCCGCCGACAACGTCTCCAAAAGAAAGCTCGGGAATGCCCCTTAGAGCGGCATTGACGCCGACAAAGAGATTGGGCAAAGAGGTGGCTATGGCCATGATCAGGAAACCAACGACAAACTCCCGCCATTTCAATCGTTTGGCCAGGCTGATGAGGTTATCGACCACAATGTTTCCGGAAAAAGCCAGCAACAAAGAGGAAGCAACAAAGATTAAAATATGAAAAAATAACATTGTTTTGAGCTACTTAACAAAATATATTATTTGGTAAATAATGCCGCCGAGAAAAATCAAAATTAAAGGATAAACCCAGGATCTTTTGGGATGGACTTTTTTGTACATTAAAAGAATCAGGATGCCCTCAATGCCCATCATCACGCCCCCCACCAAACCAATGATTTCAAGGAAATTCCGCATCCCGAGGGAAAAAAGGACTAAGGGAACGCCGGTTACCAGTAGGAAAGCCAAGTTTTTGGGAATTTTGAAGTCATAGCGAAAGACTTTTTCCAAAGTTATTCCGATAGCGGCAAAAGAAGTAAAAATCGTGATAATTCCCAAAAGAAATCCCAGTCCCGCAATCCCCTGTCCCAGAAACGGTTTTAGCCC is a genomic window of bacterium containing:
- a CDS encoding methyltransferase domain-containing protein gives rise to the protein MQTVFIATGIFLTYLFLAHYFSYTILKNKTLKKRKWGLNICCGRTDGGGVNADIKKHKDLPDFVLIKDVYNLPFTDKQFKYVLCSHTIEHVDDPKRFYQELKRVGGERYYCCPAPLGYFRRFSCHSYT
- the rplU gene encoding 50S ribosomal protein L21, producing the protein MDFAVIRTGGKQYIVRPGQKLKIEKIEKEVGQEIVFNEVLLVVENEKTKIGTPLVENAKVKAKVLTQGKGKKVIILKFKPKTRYHKKMGHRQPYTEVEIESIES
- a CDS encoding DNA recombination protein RmuC, producing MPVFYFALAIVAVIIAAAVVVFFLIKNSQTDKNQSESILNLERRLTDLMSQQLKEIRGSVDNTSKEMHDQIRSFTKEATEISENIKQIQNKVSDVSSFQDIFKSPKLRGTWGEAQLEHILAQHFPRELYQSQYLFNSGEAVDFILKLPNGKVVPIDSKFSTENFQKMVAAATDIEKEFFKKAFLEDIKAQVLSISQKYIIPGEGTTDFALMFIPAEAIYYEMINNVAKEIDITGFAWSRKIIIASPNTIYLTLRTIEHWFKDTQISKQTQQILKRLGKIYQDGEKLMEDFRKLGSHLRNASSAYDSSEKRLTLFEEKVEKLIEIDETKKLESNNQKE
- a CDS encoding sodium:calcium antiporter; the protein is MLFFHILIFVASSLLLAFSGNIVVDNLISLAKRLKWREFVVGFLIMAIATSLPNLFVGVNAALRGIPELSFGDVVGGNVVDLTLVTSLAVLVSGGIIAESRMVQTSSLFTLLIAVLPLLLSLDGQLGRIDGLVLILAFFLYAAWLFATEDRFHKVYGGKEKKQGFGKSVFLLIASLVLLVIGSQGMVTSALFFAEFLGMSIGLIGILIVGLGNCMPEIYFSIISAKKGQSWLILGDLMGSVINCATLVLGIVVLISPIIITDFSPYLMARIFLVISAVFFLVFLRSGKKITRKEAFFLLGIYIAFLLSEIFLRRG